One Helianthus annuus cultivar XRQ/B chromosome 7, HanXRQr2.0-SUNRISE, whole genome shotgun sequence genomic region harbors:
- the LOC110893507 gene encoding uncharacterized protein LOC110893507, with translation MALMTNHIWSLLNRRHSIWVNWIHDHKIKGQSFWQLRSAGNSASSWRYILKIRDRVRPFIVSKLGNGHSTSAWFDRWSQIGPLCDVVSARWLHNAGFTLASKVSDIVIDGDWGWPRAWMDLFPVLLTIQPPSLNPHKSDSLIWRDARGNEQDYSASIVWDSIRSQGATVPWVEIVWFANCIPRHAFLSWLICKKKLKTQDKLKQWDVGASTNLNLLSCPLCSLVPDSHDHLFFECSFSMQVWSSIKSFAGIQLMSSKWEDIVEWLIHVPSKKSMRSVIGRLVLSATAYFIWQERNQRLFKSKKRTVHVITEAIVSTVRLKLASVKVKSSMTGKSLLEKWNVPRL, from the coding sequence ATGGCGCTTATGACCAATCACATATGGAGTCTCCTGAACAGAAGGCACTCTATATGGGTTAATTGGATACATGATCATAAAATTAAAGGGCAGTCGTTTTGGCAGCTACGGTCCGCGGGTAATAGTGCCTCTAGTTGGCGGTATATTCTGAAAATTCGGGATCGGGTTCGTCCGTTTATTGTCTCCAAGCTTGGGAACGGTCATAGTACGTCCGCTTGGTTTGATCGGTGGTCTCAAATTGGTCCGCTTTGTGACGTCGTTTCAGCCCGTTGGCTTCACAATGCGGGGTTCACTCTTGCTTCCAAAGTTAGTGATATTGTGATTGATGGAGATTGGGGGTGGCCGAGAGCGTGGATGGATCTTTTTCCGGTTTTATTAACTATTCAGCCGCCAAGTCTTAATCCTCACAAGTCGGATTCATTAATCTGGCGAGACGCTAGGGGCAATGAGCAGGATTATTCAGCTTCAATTGTGTGGGATTCGATAAGAAGTCAGGGTGCTACAGTTCCGTGGGTGGAGATTGTTTGGTTCGCGAATTGCATTCCGAGACATGCTTTTCTTTCATGGCTCATCTGCAAGAAGAAGCTCAAAACTCAGGATAAGCTAAAGCAATGGGATGTTGGTGCTAGCACTAACTTAAACCTGCTGTCTTGTCCGTTGTGTTCCTTGGTTCCGGACTCGCATGATCATTTGTTCTTTGAGTGTTCTTTTTCAATGCAGGTTTGGTCGTCAATTAAATCCTTTGCTGGAATCCAATTAATGTCTAGCAAATGGGAGGATATTGTTGAGTGGTTGATTCATGTTCCTTCGAAAAAGTCCATGCGAAGTGTGATTGGCAGGTTAGTTCTATCGGCGACCGCATATTTTATATGGCAAGAACGTAATCAAAGGCTTTTTAAATCCAAGAAAAGAACGGTGCATGTGATTACTGAAGCTATTGTATCTACGGTTAGATTGAAGCTAGCCTCGGTGAAGGTCAAGAGCTCTATGACTGGGAAGAGTTTATTAGAAAAATGGAATGTGCCTCGCTTGTAG